The genomic stretch TGCCCTTCTCCTGCTTGATTTTGTATTTCCGAAAGGGATAAGCGTTCGCGTGCATGTATCCTTGGTTGATTGCCTCATTGACCAAGGTACGGAGCTGTCTCATGTGCTTGGCTATCGTATTGACCGCATTGCCCTTTTCTTTCAGGTATTGTTCAAAATCACGAAGGAATGTATAGGTAAGATCCTTGAAGTCCAGCCCGGAGCGGAAATCATGCAGGACCGCCAGTGTCGTATGCAGGTTATCCTTGGTGGACTGCTTCTTGTCCGAATTGTCAATGGCTGATTTGGCGAAAATGGAAAAGCTGATATTCACGGCACTTTTCTTTTTGACGGCATCTTTCAGCAAAGAGAGTGTGGCAGGTATTCCACGCTTCCAATATCCTAACTCTATACCTTGCAGATACAGGATGTATTCATAGAGCATTGCGTTCAACTCATTTGACTGGGGATGGTTAATGACTTGTGCCCCTTCACGGCTCCAGCACTCCGGTTTGAGGTACACATTTGTCTTCAGATAGATTTTCCTCTGGTTCAAATAGGCTTCAATTTGTACAAAGGCTGTGCCCTGTTTATTCAGTTTCTTTTGGCGGTTATATACAAGACGGTATCTGATTTTATCCATTTTTCTGCAAAGATGTATTCTCTGTCTCAAACGGCAAAATTTTTAGTCTACAAAAATGCACCCTCACTTTCACAAGGTGTATGATGACGGATACCTTTATATAATAAATATGGATGAACTTGATACCGATTCATTGAGTAGGATATATAAGAGGATTGTTCCCTGATAACTCTCGCCTTTTCATACCGGTTATCCGCATACTCCCCGTTTCCGACATGATGGTATTCTAAAACGGCATTTTATTACAAAAAAAATACATTTGTGAATAATTAGTACCATTCTGAAGGCTGTATCCATACCGGACGATGATATAAGGGTGTAAAATATCAATTTGCTGATAACTAACCGTATAATACCCGTTTGATTTCCTGTTTTTCATGTTCTTACAGCAATATTATATTATAATAAAGGATTTAATAATTAAAAATAATTTAAATGTTATAAATAGGCCATTTTTTACATTTACCCATTTCTTCTGTTTCTTCTCCCATGAGAGCCCGTACGTATAGTAAAAAATGATTTTATTCCGGTTTTTCCGTTCTTTTAAAAGTATTTCCAGATAAAAGGGAGAATATTGTGGAAATTCCGGTTTGATTTTAACATAAAAGATATTGTAATTACTTTTTTGAATAACTTCTTTTGTAAAAGAAAGAATAAAAAATGTACTTGGTAACACTCGGGATTTAACAATGTTAAAACCTGATCTAACATCTTGGGAAGAATGAATAATGGAATTGTGAACAGGCTGTTTCTTGCGGCCCTGCTGTTCGTCTGCACTGACTTGTGCGGTCAGAACGTTCAGATAAAGACGAATCTTCTTTATGACGCCACCGCCACTATAAATATCGGTTCGGAGTGCCGTTTGGGCCGTCGTTGGAGTCTTGACCTTTCGGGCAGTTACAACGGTTGGAAGCTGGGCGGTGACAGGAAGTGGAAACACTGGCTTGTGCAGCCGGAAGGCCGCTACTGGTTCGGCTCCGCCTTCAAGGGGCATTATGTCGGTGTGCACCTCCACGGCGGCCAGATGAACCTGGGCCATGTGGGCTTTGGGGATCATGCGCTCAGGGAGCATTACAGGCAGGGGTGGTTCTACGGGTGCGGTGTCGGCTACGGATACCAGTGGTTTCTAAGCCGCAATTGGCGCATGGAGGCCGGTCTTGGGCTCGGATACACCCGTTTTGACTATGACGAGTACGGATGTTCCATATGCGGGGGCAGGCTTGGTGAAGGCTCCAAAAACTACTGGGGTGTCACCAGAATATCATTGTCGGTTATCTACAGTTTATGACATAACAAAAATCAGACAACTTATTTATTAATCTAAAATTGTTACATTATGAATCTAAAACAGTTAAGTTTGGCTGCGCTGGCATCCATGGCTTTGTTTGCCTGCAGCAATGATGAGTCTCTTGGCGGTAGTGACGAGAATGGCACTCCGAAAGCCGTGTATATGAAACTGGAGGGTATTTCCGCCTCCGCTGTGAACGGACGCTCTACGGATGCTCCGACTGAAGGCGGCAATCATACAGTTACCGTAAGTGATGTCGCTGTAATATTCTATCAGGATGGAGGAAATATCACGGATATAGAAGAAATAACAAGTGCTGACGACAAGAAATGGAAGGCACTTGTTGACCCTGAATCTGGTGATGGATATAGATTTGTTGTCGGCCATAAAGCCGACAAGGTCATGGTGATAGGCAACTACCAAAATTTAAAAGAGAAAACAGACATTGAGGGAAAGGTGGTGGAAAACCAGCCTATTTCAGGGGTGACAGATTTTCAGATTCCTTTGAGCAGCCAGAATGTGGCAGGAACAGGCACTGATGAAACAACCAAAGCCTGTGTGACCTTGCATGGTGACGCTCCGATGACCAAGGTAGGTGAAAAAGCTCCGGAAGACAATGATTATGATGTATATGAGGCACATGTTGACATAACTCCCATCATCTCACGTGTTGAGATAAAATCATTAGGATGTGTATTCAACAAGCAAGATGAAGGTACAGCAGGCACTCCGACAGAGCATCTGTACACCTCAGTGACCGTCAAGGGTATCGGCATGGTGGATTATTATAACATGGGTACTTTAGGAAAAGATTATACTACTCAGATGATGACCAATACTACATCAAATCCAGACGGTTTGATTTACGATCCTGAACATGCTTCTGTTCCAGAGGGAGGTTACAAATTCTGTGGCGGTGAGAATGCATCATGGGGCTGGTCTTATGACATGATAGGCGCCTCCAATGGGATAACATTAACTTCTGGCGATGTATCATCGGGTTCTGTCACAAAATATGTGGGTGCAACTGCTGAAACACAAACTCAGAATGAATCTCGAACTTTTGCCTATAACTTCTTCCCCAAGGGTGAGATAGCCAATGTCAGGGTATGGGTTGAAGCACAAAAGGAAAGTGATAGTGCAAAGAAATCTTTTGTTGTCACCGCGAACTTTAAAGATAAAGAAGATGGGGGTACAGTTGTGGAACCTCAGGCCGGCAAAATCTACCAGTTTGACTACCTGTTCAATGAGACTGTTCCGGGTGTATGGGACAAGGACCAGAAGGTGGTGTATGTGAAAGTGACAGTCAGGAAATGGACTATTACAACTGTTTATCCTGATTTCCACTAATCCGATATCCTACGATTTATAATCCGCGGTTGCCGGCTGTCATGCCGGTCGCCGCTTTAACCTGAAACGAAGAAGAAAGATGCTGAAAAAGAAACTGTTCACCGGTATTTGTCTGCTGTCACTCCTTTCAGGCTGTGTGCTGGACGACCTTCATGACTGCCCGGGCCATCCTGACAAGCCGGTTCCTCCCAACCCTCCGGAGGAAACTACGCAGTTCCTGTATTTCCGGTATACGGGAGACGGTGACACCGACCTGCTGACAGAGAGGATCTCATGTGTCGACATGTACGTCTTTGACAGCGGGGAACGTCTTGTGAGCACGCTGGAGATTGACGCGGAAGCCCTGAGGGCGAGGCATGGCGTTTCCATTGACCTGCCTGCGGGCAATTATACGGTGGTCTGCCTTGGGAATGCGGGCGAGCGTACACAGGTGAGTGATCTGACCACCTGTGACTTTCATATGATGTTCTTCGCCCATCCCGGCTACTTCATGAATGACGAGAGCATGCTCACCGGCAATGACCCGCTGTATCATGGCGACTTGCGGTTCAGGGTGGAGGACGGGAAGTCTCTGAAGGACACCGTTGATTTTAACTCCTCCCATTTGAAGGTCTATGTCGAGGTGAAAGGGTACGGAACGACGGAGTATGGAAAAGACGGCGGTGAACCGGATATCCGCCTGCACAACATGCCGTGCCGTGTGTTCTTCGACAACCGGATCTGCCCCCAGAGACGCACCTACCATCCTGAAGTCGGGAGGGAGGGCGCACAGGACATGTATGTGGGAAAACTCTGTACCTTCCGGTTGGACGGGAACCATCCGGCTGAGATAGCGCTTTACAGCGGGGCGGGTACGGAGCCTTTCTATACGGTCGATGTCGCGGATTTCCTAAAGAGGCACCCAGAGGTGGACATAACCAAGCAGGAGGCCGAGCTTTCCATGCGGATAGAATTCAGGGAGAGGAATGCGAATGTGACAATCACCGTTCCCCAATGGGGGGTGGAGGATGTCTATCCTGATGTTGGTTTCGAATAAGCGGATATGAGTATGAACGGACTTAAATATATATGCCTTGCCTGCATTATTCCTTTCTTGCCGTCCTGCATACAGGAGGAGCATACGGGGGATGCGGGCGATGACGGCCGTGTGACGGTCAGTCTGACCTTTACCACCCGTACGGAAGAGGGTGCGGATGAAGGCATGGAAAGCGACGAAGGGAACAATGAGAACCTGATCAGAACGGTCAGGGTCTATGTCTTTGACGGGAGTGATGGCAGCCTGACAGGTTATCACCATGCGGATCTTTCTGATAAGAATGTGACGGAGAAGTCTTTTAATATAAGATTGGGGTTCTCCAGACACACGATTCCCGCCGACGGCCATACGTGTTTGTTTTACGCCATAGCCAATGAGGGGAGTGCAGAAGGGCTGAAATCCCTGCCGGCCGCTGTTTATGATTCTGAAACCGGGAGATATGTCTGGACGGACGACAAGGAGATAACACAGCGGGAACTGTTGGAGTTGACATTCAGTGGGCTTCCTGAGAGCAAGCTGACCGAAGGGGATCCGGCCGCGAAAGACGAGACCGGGAAGAAGTACTCAAGTTCCATTCTTCCCATGGCTGTGAAACAGGAGGTTGTCATAACGAAGGAGACGGAAAACCTGACACTTCCCCTGCGGCGTTCCGTGGGCAAGATGGAACTTTATTTCGCCAAAGGCGGCATCGGTGAAGGTGACCTGTATATCGGGCGCGGAGTATATCTGTACAACATCCCGACGAAAGGATATCTGTTTCCCCAAGATGCTCCGGCGTTGGAAAGTAGTGAGATAGCCCATAGGGAAAGTGATAAAGGCGACACTTCCGACTCCCCATATCAGAAGAACGGTCTGCCGATCCTACGTTGCGGCTTTGAGGATACACCATCCAACCCGGATGAAATCGCACAACTTCACATCAACAAGATAACCAGAAGATGGAACAACAAGGCTCCGGACGATAATACGGATGGAAAGAAAGAGTACCAGTGGCTTCCCGGAAAGGCGGTCTACCTGTTTGCAAATCCTTACAAATCGGATAAGAATGTCGCCAGTGGGGTGGAAGGTGACGGGTATTATATGAAGATTCTGCACCACAGCCATGAAAACAGTGATACGGGGGCGGACAAGGAGGAGTCCCATATGGATTATGTCACACTTCCAGCGGTCAAACCCAACATGTTTGTCAAGGTGTTCCTTGTCATCCCCTTGGATGGGTATACGGCCACTAGAACATGGTGGAAAGTCGGAGACTGGACGGAGGTCGAGAATCCTGGCATTAGTTTTGATTAACAAGAACATTTATATATGGCAATTTTTATGAAAGGTATATCAAGATACATATTGACGATGTTGGTGCCGTTCCTTTGCCTCTCCTGCACGGACGAGATACCGATGCCGGCTGGCTGCGGTGCTGCCGGTGGCGTGGACCGCGGCAAGACTGTGAGGGTGAGCCTTCCGTTCAGTGTCAGCGGCGGCATCAGATCGGATATTGTCACCCGTGCGGCTGGCACCGAGGACTCCCGTCTGGGCAGGATCATGCTGTTCATGTATGAGAATAAGGGTAAGGACCAGAGCCAGAACAAGCTACTGGGATACAGGATATTCCTGAACTCCAATGAAGGGACGGTCAATAATGAGGAAGACGGCTTTTGGACAGGAGAAGGAAATGAGGGAAGACTGAACTTCTATGCCTATCCGGGTGATGTGTATATCTATCTGTTGGGAAATGTGACAGGCTCCTTCCTCAAGTATTTTCCCAGCATGCAATCGGAGGAGGAGCTTAAAGGACTTACCGATCAGGAAAAATTCTTTCAGGCGGTCCGTCCCACATGGACGGGCAACTTCAACATGACGGACGGTTACCTGCCGCTGGCAGGCTCCGTGAATAACAGTACTGCGGCATGCAGGATTGGCGAGGATGGTACTGTCACTTATATGGATGATGCTACAGGCACAGAAACAAGAATAGACTCAATAAATAATCCTTTCCTTCTGAAACGCCTGATGGCCAAGATCAGTTTCACTTTCAAGTCCAAGGAGGGAGTGACCTTCACCCCCCGTAGCTATCAGTTCCGTCATGTGGCCGAGTGGGTATCCCCCAAATTCAGCCAAGACAGGACAGATAAAATAGGTGTGACTGACGGGGAGCAGACTCCTTTTAACCCCCAGACTCCCAACTCTTTTCTGGTCTATGTTCCGGAGAATATGGCAAGAACACAGGCAACCGGTATAACTTCTTTCCATGACCGTGAGAAAATAAAAAAGGGTTCCAGCGGAATAAATCTTAAAGAAACCCAGGAGGGCCATGAATCACATTATCAGTTCGAAAATGCTCCGGAGAACACCACCTATGTGGAGGTGACAGGACATTTCAAGGGAAAAGATAATAAAGGGATGGAAGTGGAGGCGGACGTGAAATACACCATCCATCTGGGGGATTTCTCTGATGGCAATTTTAATAACTTTGATGTTGAACGTGACCATTATTACAAATATACCGTGACGGTCAATGGTGTGGACGAGATTATAGCCGAGGTTGAGACAAACCGGGAGAATCAGCCGGGTGCCGAGGGCGTGGTGTTTCGTAAAGGCTCCAAGGTCCGTGTGGACGCGCACTATGAGGCGGTGGAGATGAATATAAGAAGGAGCGTGCTTGAGCAGGGTATCTATATATATTGCAAAACTCCCTTCGGAACGGTTGGCGAGATGTACTATCCCCAAAAGGGAGCTGATGATGCAAATTTAAGAGCAAAAGAGATCCTTATGCCCTATCTCGGATGGGTCAAATTCCAAAAACAGGATACAAAAGGGGAACTGGCCATATATGATCCGAAGGAAACACAGAATGTATTTGAAGTCCTGCAGGAAGTCTGGAATGAAAATGGAGAGGGTGCATATTACACCTGTTTTGTAGACGAGTATTATTACGAAGAAAATCCAGTCAATAAGGGAAATGTCAGGCTGAACGAGTTTGTCAATGCCGATGACCGCGTGTTTACCCTGGCAACCTCCTTGCAGTATAGTAAGGATCAGCAGAGTATCCTTGCCGACGCTGTATATTCCGTCAGCCAGCGTTCCATCGCCTGCTTCTATGACCTTGACAACTTTGAGGGTAATGTGTACGGGATGGAGAGTGTTGACGAGACGGGCGGGTTGTATTGCAGTGAACGGTTCGACCAGGATTTATCATTATCAGAGAATCCTGACAAGGACGGCCGTGGAAATACGTTGGCACAGTGTGGCGCAAACGGATATGGTTATGTAAACTGGAAAAAGAACGGGTATCTGTTGCAGAATGACGGCAGTTATAAAAAGGAAGGCGGGTATACCACATTGTCTTATGATGGGCAGTATTCTTATAAGGCGTGGGCCGGCCGTAACCGTGACCTGGACGGTAGTGGCACGTTGGAAGAGAATGAGATACGATGGTACGTATGTGCGAGGGACCAGATTATCGGCATGTGGATAGCGGAACCTGCACTTCCTACGGAGGCGGTCCTGTGTCCGGAAGACATTGAAACACTGCTGGCGGGTAAGACGTCTGAGAATCCGGTTGCCCGGATACACACGAATTCGGGCCGGAGCAGCCGTCTTGTCTGGAGCGAGCAGGGATGCAGTTTCGGTGGCGAACACAAACGGGAACGGGGGAATATCCGATGTGCCCGCAATCTTGGCATTACCCAGGCTGCGAAACGGAATACAAGCCATACCATTTTCCCTGATAGATATTATGAATATGACAATACGACAAAGACCATTACAATGAACCTTTCGTCTATCGCATTGAGGGGGTTCACGTCAAGGGAACTGGCGCCCCACAATGAGCGCAGCGTCATAAACAGGGTTCCAAAGGTTCTGCAGGTATCAAGTGATTTCTTGTATGGAAAAGTCAGACAGGATTATTGTGGTGGACATGGCTTGATTGTGAAGGAAAGTTCTTCTAAAAAATATTATCCGTTTATAACCTCTACAGCAAAGGATGCCAAGGATGCCTGGATAACAGAAGCTGCCAGTTATGTGGAACAAGACAGTAAGGTAAGTTCCGTTCAGACCAGTGCGTCATGGCGTCTGCCTAACCAGCGCGAGCTGGCATTGATCGTGGTGGCCGCTCCTGAACTCTTGAGAAAGACAGGCGCACAAGTGGGTGAAAATACCTATGATTACAATGACACGTTTATTTATAAGAAAGAATGTGAGGGAAACATGTTTGGTCATGATTGGAAGAATCGTTATCGGGCCTCCATTCATTGCCGCACCAGATTTTCTATAAATTCAGGACTTGACGGAAATGGAAGTTATACAGTGTATGGGTATTGCTGTTATTATAACGAGAATGGTTCAGGACAGGCAACTGATACAGGATTTCTGGGATTGATGAGTATTGGTTATAACAATGAGTGGTTGGGTTATGGTGATGCGGGCTATGCTGGTTACCGTTGCGTCAGGGATATAGAATAATGCTAGAATTATTAACAGTGATCATAAACAGTTCGCTCATACAGGTAGGAATTTAAACAAGAATTTCTGCCTGTTGGCGATCTGGGGGGACTGATAGGAATAAATGATACATGGTTAAGATTCAGAGATGCTAGAAATATAGATTCCCAAGACGAATTAGGCTCTATGCAATATAGTGGAATGTACTTACTAAGAGAAGATTCAGAATTAGAATATGTCCGTAATTGTATATTAGTTGTAATCGGTAATCCTAATATCTGTTGTGTTCAGAAATTATATAATTATAACGGAAGTATCTATAAATATAGAGTGAAATGGTATAGTAATTATTGGGATAATTGGTGAACCGTATCTTGGGTATAAAAAAACGGATGGTCCGGTACAAGCCGGTTCCACCCGATCCTGATATGCACAACGCCATGTGCAGTGCAAAGGTAATAAATATCTGAATAAACCGCTATATTTTTCAAGATATAGAGATTTCTTCCAAATCTGATATACTGATTTGATCTGTCACGTCTGTGAAATAAAATTTACTATGATTATCAGAGAACACTTCAATATTAGTTCGTGACCATGTACTTTTATAAATGTAAACATAAAAACTTGTTTCATCTTTAAAAAGTCTGATATTACTCCCTCCCTTTGCCAACAACATGTCTGTAAAGATGTTTATATCTGAAAGAATCACACGAATAAAGCAGCATGTAGATAATGTGTTATTAGGTGCACTATAGATATATAATCGATGGACAATATTTTGGCCATAATCAGGCCAATTTGCCGAAGGGTGAAGTGTGTTAAATAAATGGTTTATGTTATTGTTTATTGTTTGATTTTCGTATATTTGCAATAAATCTTAATTTGAATGGGAAGTTGGAGTGAACAACAGGAAGTAAAGAAGGAAGTTAAAGAAAAAGAGAAAACAAGTCGGGAAACGCTTGGTAAGTTCTTTTATGATTTAGCAAAAATATCTTTTACTGCATTAGTGGTAGGAAGTGTTGTTTCTGTTGCGACACAACAAGAAAAAGTAGAAAATTGGGTACTTATACTTATAGGTATTTTTGTTACCTATATATTTCATACATAGGTTATAAAATAATAAAACAGTAATTATATGGAAGCATTAATATCTTTATTTGCGGTAATGGCTGTGATAGGTTCTATTATAGCTGTTTGGCTTAATACCAAGTCTGGCAAGAAATGGCTCGCAAATCTATAGTGTACTTTTCATTGGAAATTGAGGGTATTATGGACGCATTAGGTTTTAGTCTGGCAACAAAAAGTGGTTGGCTGGTCTGTGCTCTCTGATGCCTTACAATTTTGGTTAATGTATGAAAAGGAAATCCCTTGAATGTTTATGGTCGTTCAATTATAGTAGTGAGTTGAGCGGCTTTTTAGTATTTGGACGTTAGAACAGGGAAAATAATGAATAAAATAGAAAATCAAGATGATTTTTACTAAAACGAATCTTGGAGGATTTTGAATGGGTAGATAACCTTCTGCTTGTCAGTATAGTAAGCGCAGATCAGAATTCATACTGGCAGTCTAAAGGTGGCGAGTTCGAGTCTCGCATGCTCCACTTTTTAATGAGAAAATGAAGGTCTGCGGAGCAGGTCTTTTTTAACTTAAAGACTATAAATATGTTAATTTATAATACAACTTATCAAACAGGTATTGACGATGCGCGTAATTTTGTCATTTGGCTTAGTGAAAGCTACATTCCCGAAGTGGAAAAAACGGGAATATTGCAAAATCCCCGTCTTACGCACATCCTTAGTCATAAAGAGCAGGATTCAGAATGTTTTTCATTGCAATGGGAGGTGGAAGATACAGCGGCCTTACACCGCTGGCATACTCAGCAGGGGATGCATCTGAATGAGGAAATGATGAAGATATTTAAAGATAAGGTGGTTGGCTTTCCCACTTTGATGGAGGTAATTAAGTGATTCAGCCGGTAAAAGAGAAAATCATTCTGGGTATAGATCCTGGAACAACCATAATGGGGTATGGTCTGCTGAAAGTAGTAGGTACTAAACCGCAGGTAATGACTATGGGGGTCATTGATCTTCGTAAATATGGTGATCATTATTTAAAACTGCGCCGTATTTTTGAACGGGTGGTTGGTATAATAGAAGCCTATTTACCTGATGAATTAGCAATTGAGGCACCTTTTTTTGGGAAAAATGTGCAGTCGATGTTAAAATTAGGGCGGGCACAGGGGGTGGCTATGGCTGCTGCTTTGAGCCGTGATATTCCTATAACAGAATATGCGCCGTTGAAGATAAAGATGGCGATAACCGGTAATGGGCAAGCCAGCAAGGAACAGGTCGCTGATATGTTGAAGAGGATGTTACATATACCAGAGAGTGATATGCTGCCTTTTATGGATGCAACAGATGGGTTGGCGGCTGCTTATTGTCATTATTTGCAAATGGGCAGACCGACATTGACTAAAGAATATTCCGGCTGGAAAGATTTTATAAATAAGAATCCTGATAAAATAAAAAGATAAGATTATGAATGTGAGACATGTTATTTGGGCATCAATTGTTTCTACTACTATTAGTTGTCAGTCTGTGAAAAAAGAATATAATTCGTTTGATGAATATCCTGTCCGTGAAGATGCGCTGACTGAAATGGAGTACTCACCTGCCGAAACAAAGTTTTCACTTTGGGCTCCTACAGCGGAAGAGGTGCGTGTCCTTTTATTTGAATCGGGTAATGAAGGTTCAGCTTCTAATACTTTTCCGATGGAGATGGGAGAGAATGGTACCTGGACTATTTCAATAAAAGAGGACCTGAAGGGTAAATTCTATACCTTTAATGTGAAGGTGAACGGGAAATGGTTAGGAGACACTCCGGGAATTATGGCAAAAGCCGTAGGGGTAAATGGTAAACGGGCAGCTGTGCTTGATCTTCGTTCTACAGATCCGGAAGGATGGGAGAACGATGTGCGTCCTCCTTTGAAGAATTATGCTGATATTATGGTTTATGAAATGCATCATCGCGATTTCTCTTTGGATTCTGTTTCTGGAATTCAAAATAAAGGCAAGTTCCTGGCTTTGACAGAGCAGGGTACTATCAGTTCTTCAGGCGAGAAGACAGGTATTGACCATCTGAAAGAACTGGGAATTACCCACGTACATTTATTGCCGTCGTATGATTATGCCTCGGTGGATGAAACAAAACTGGACAAGGCCCAATATAATTGGGGGTATGATCCGCAAAATTACAATGTGCCTGACGGCTCTTATTCTACAGATCCTTATAAACCCGATGTTCGTATCAGGGAATTCAAACAAATGGTACAAGCTTTACATAAGGCGGGAATCAGGGTGGTGCTTGATGTGGTGTATAATCACACTTTCAATACAGACGAAAGCAATTTCGAACGTACGGTTCCCGGTTATTTCTATCGCCAGACGAAGGACGGACAATGGGCAAATGGTTCGGGATGTGGAAATGAAACGGCAAGCGACCGCGCCATGATGCGTAAATATATGATAGAGTCTATTCTATATTGGATTAATGAATATCACATAGACGGCTTTCGTTTTGACTTGATGGGGATACATGATATTGAAACCATGAATGAGATACGTGCGGCTATTGATAAAATAGATCCGTCTATTTTCATGTATGGTGAAGGATGGGCTGCCAGTTCTCCTCAATTAGAAGCAGACAAACTGGCAATGAAAGCCAATGTGGAAAAGATGCCTCGTATCGCCGCTTTCTCAGATGAAATGCGTGATGGTTTGCGAGGTAGTTGGGATGATGATACCAAAGGAGCTTTTCTAGTAGGGGAGCCGGGACACGAAATGAGTATCAAATTTGGAGTTGTGGGAGCAATCGAACATCCGCAGGTTATAAGTGATTCTGTGAATTATAGTAAGAAACCTTGGGCGTTACAACCTACCCAGATGATAAGTTATGTAAGTTGTCACGATGACATGTGTCTTGCCGATCGTCTGAAAGCTACCATGCCAGATGCTTCGGTAGAGGAACTG from Phocaeicola dorei encodes the following:
- the pulA gene encoding type I pullulanase, whose protein sequence is MNVRHVIWASIVSTTISCQSVKKEYNSFDEYPVREDALTEMEYSPAETKFSLWAPTAEEVRVLLFESGNEGSASNTFPMEMGENGTWTISIKEDLKGKFYTFNVKVNGKWLGDTPGIMAKAVGVNGKRAAVLDLRSTDPEGWENDVRPPLKNYADIMVYEMHHRDFSLDSVSGIQNKGKFLALTEQGTISSSGEKTGIDHLKELGITHVHLLPSYDYASVDETKLDKAQYNWGYDPQNYNVPDGSYSTDPYKPDVRIREFKQMVQALHKAGIRVVLDVVYNHTFNTDESNFERTVPGYFYRQTKDGQWANGSGCGNETASDRAMMRKYMIESILYWINEYHIDGFRFDLMGIHDIETMNEIRAAIDKIDPSIFMYGEGWAASSPQLEADKLAMKANVEKMPRIAAFSDEMRDGLRGSWDDDTKGAFLVGEPGHEMSIKFGVVGAIEHPQVISDSVNYSKKPWALQPTQMISYVSCHDDMCLADRLKATMPDASVEELAALQKLAETFVFTSQGVPFIFAGDEMMRDKKGVHNSYNSPDSINTIDWKNKTVHKDVFEYVKGLIAMRKAHPAFRMGDADMVRRQLEFLPVKNTNVVAFILKDNANGDSWKNIIVALNSRAEPVKLDIPSGKYTVICKDGKINMKGLGQVSGAELMVPARSAMIIHQ